Below is a genomic region from Brevinematales bacterium.
GCGATCCCGCCTGCGCTGATATCTTTAATCACCCCTAAGATAAGCTGCATATTTAACGGCGACCGGAATTTTATCCCGATTCTTTCGGATTCCATGGAGGTATTTAACGTAACACGGGCAAACTTGCGCTGAGGCGGTATCCCCCGTATCTTCTGGTAAATCTCAATAATGTACTTGGAGATCGTTTCTTCAGACGCGTTACTCTTGATAAACCCGATCACACCCAGTTGGAGGGCGCGCGTAATCTGCGCTTTATCCACCGTGCCGATCAGCATGAGAAGCCCGATTTTTTCCGGCAATCCCGGTTCGGTTCCCTGCTTGATTTTTATCAATTCTGGGAAAATTTCCTCATAGTTTTCCTGGATAACGTCGAAAACAATTAACTCAATCGAATTTTTTCTGACCGCACTGAATAAGGAGCCGATATGGTCGATTTGAAATACCGATATGCCTACCGGAAT
It encodes:
- a CDS encoding PilZ domain-containing protein, translating into MNILVYTQSFYARKTFINALIPVGISVFQIDHIGSLFSAVRKNSIELIVFDVIQENYEEIFPELIKIKQGTEPGLPEKIGLLMLIGTVDKAQITRALQLGVIGFIKSNASEETISKYIIEIYQKIRGIPPQRKFARVTLNTSMESERIGIKFRSPLNMQLILGVIKDISAGGIAVELVGTFEQTAIENGMEVKNMQFMLDTRDVLVNAVVVAYQKNFCAFRFTHLSQQDREAMSQFIFDKISRISDASVKEPEKAPEAPSDNSAATASE